TTCTGCTGCCCTTGATGAGCCCGGGGATCGTGGCGAGTGCCAGCATCTGCTTCATCTTTTCGATGGCGGAGATCGATACGACGCTGCTGGTGATGCCGGCAGGCTCAGAGACCCTGGCCAGCAAGATTTACACGCTGATGCATTACGATGTCGGGCCGTTTACCGTCGCGCTGTGCGTGATGCTGATCGCGCTGTCCATGATCCCTGTGGGGATCCTGGGATGCCTTGCGGCCACAGGGCGCAGCCGATGATTGACATCACAGGCCTGAGCAAACGGTACGGCGCAACCGCAGCGCTGCATGACGTGACGCTGCGCGTTGAGCCGAAGGAGCGGATGGTGATCTGCGGCCATTCCGGTTGCGGGAAAACCACGCTGCTGCGGCTGATTGCAGGATTGGATACGCCGGATGGCGGAGAGATCCATCTGAACCGGCAGCTTGCCAGCAATGCCACGACGGCGGTGGCCCCAGCACGGCGCAACATCGCCATGGTGTTCCAGGATCTCGCCCTCTGGCCGCATCTGAGTGTGGCGCAGAACATCGCCTTTGGCCTTGAGCGCGTGATCAGCGATCGAAACGCGCGGCGAGACGAGGTGGCGAACATCTTGCAGTTGCTGCGGCTTGAGGGAAAAGCTGCGTCGGCTCCGTCGGAGCTCTCCGGCGGGGAGCAGCAGCGGGTGGCTTTGGGCCGGGCCATCATCAGGCGGCCCTCCATCCTCCTGATGGATGAACCGCTGGCCCATGTGGACGATGAGCTTCGGGATGCGCTTACCCACCTGATGCTGGATCTTCAGGCGCGTTTTGGCATGACGCTGGTGTATGTGACCCACGACCGGGATTTGGCGGCGCGGATGGCAGGATCGCAAGCCTTCATGTCGCACGGGCGCATCGAGCGCGTGGAGCGATCGCATGCGTAAGGTCGCTGGGCTGTTGGTGTGCCTGCTGGCTGCGAGCGCCGGCGAAGCCGCCCAACAGCCGCACGTCTACTCAACACGTGATGTGTTGGAGTTCGATGCGTGCGCCTCGGCATGGCTCATCAAGCGGTTTGTCGACCCCCAGGCGCGTTTTACGTTCCATCCTTCGGGCGCCTTGATCACCGACGGCATTCCGTTTAACACGCCGGAAGCGGCGTGGCGAACGACGCAGACGATGACCACGTACGAGCTAATCCTGCGGGATGCCCATCTGCGCGATGCGGCGTTGATCCGCCTCGGCGAGATGGTGCATGAGATCGAGCTGACCTATTCGCGCTCGTTTAACACGGAAGCCAGCGCCCTGAATGAGCGCATCCTCGCTCTCACCAAGCAGGAACCGGACCCGGCCAAAGCGCTGGAGCAGAGCTTTATCGTCTTGGATGGCGTGTATCGCGCCTTGCAGCAAAGGCCACAAGGGTCATCCTGACCCAGCGGCACTGCGCTTGACATTTGGTGATAATACCGCGTAAAATAACCTCGTAGTTACTTCTCAGCCGCCATGACACCGCTGATGATTCCTCGGCACGTAAGCGCTTGCCTACGGCGCTCCACCCGGAGCGTCTTGCTGCTGGGTCCTCGCCAAACAGGGAAATCCACCCTGGTGCGCTCCCTCCAGCCTGATCTGACCGTGAATCTCGCGCATGAACCCACGTACCTGCAATTTGCCCGCAACCCGGCCGAGCTGGAAGAGCGCTTGGCGGCTGGCCGCTTTAAGACCGTCTTCATTGACGAAGTGCAGCGCCTGCCCAGCCTCCTGAATACGATTCAGGTCCTGCTCGATGAATCGGATCGGAGGATCAAGTATTACCTCACCGGTTCCAGTGCCAGGAAACTGAAGCGCGGCCATGCCAATTTACTCCCCGGACGAATCCATACCTATCATCTGGGCTCCGTGGTCGCCTCGGAACTCGAGTATCGGCTGCAGACGAGCAAGGCGTTGGAGATCGGCACCTTGCCTGGCATTTGGACCGAGCCGGATGCCGGCACGCAACGCAAAACGCTTCAGACGTATGCGTCGACCTACTTGAAGGAAGAAATTCAGGCCGAGGCGTTGACGAGGAATATCGAAGGATTTTCCCGCTTTCTATTCGTCGTGGCTGCCGAAGCGGGCAAGTTCCTCGATCTGTCCAAGCTCGCATCTGCGGCCGGTGTTCCTCGGCAATCCGCCGTCAGATTTTTTGAGTTGCTAGAAGACACCCTCGTGCTGCGCCGGTGCGAGGCGTTTCGGAAATCCGAGCGCCGGCGACTGACCCAAAGCCCCCGCCACTTCTTTTTTGATACCGGCGTGCTGAATGGCTTGCTGAACAACTTCACCGCGTCGGGGGATCGCCTTGGGATGCTGTTTGAGCACCTCCTCTTCAATCAGCTCGTGGACAGCGCGTTGGCGAAAGACCAATCGCTGCGCATCTCGTCCTATCGCACGGAACATGGCGCGGAGGTAGATTTCATCGTTGAGTATGGCCGGCACGTGCTCGCCATTGAAGCCAAGGCTTCCTCGACGATCGGCCGATCCGACCTGCGAGGGTTTCGGAGCTTTGCCGAATACTACGGCAAGAAGCACCGATCGGTTATTGCCTATCTGGGGAGCGTGCGCAAAGTGATCGACGGCATCGAGGTCCTCCCGTGGCAGTCGCTCCTCAACGATTTGGGTCTGTAGATGAACACGGTGAGCAAACGCCGAGGGTGAAGATGCGAGTCATTCGATGGATGAGTCTGGCGCTGCTGGTGCTGAGCGCATGGCCGGTGGAGGCGGAGCAGGGGCAGAAACCGCTCACCGGCAAATTGCTCTACACCCGGTTGACCGAGGGCACGTGGCAAATCTGGCAGAAAGATTTGGCGACGGGCGAGGACGTGCAGGTGACCGCCATTGCCGGCGATAAGCGCTGTCCGCTGTGGGGCGGCAACGGCCAGGTGGCGTACTGCACGACCAACCACGCGTGTTTTGAGAATACGGTCGGCAGCCAGGCGCATGAGCTGCGGTTTCGCGAGCTGTGGCCGGCGCGGGATCTGGCCCGTTCGCCCGACGGCCAGTGGCTCGTGTTTTCGAAATTCCGCACCGATCTGCCGGATCAAGCGAATCTGTGGGTGGCCAAGGGGGATGAGAGCAACCCGCGCATGATCACGCAGGAGCCTGGCCTGCAGCAGCAGCCGGCCTGGTCGCCGGGCAGCACGAAGATCGCCTACTCTGGCGGACAAGGGCCGAACAGCTATGAAATTTTCGTCGTCAATGCGGACGGGACGGATCGCGCGCAACTGACCACGAATGAGGCGAATGATTTTTTGCCGGCCTGGTCGCCGGACGGCCGGCAGATCGCCTATGCCTCGAATGCCAGCGGCGATGATGAGATTTGGGTGGTGGAGGCGGATGGCAGCCGTCAGGCACAACTGACCCATTCGCCGGGACTCGATACGCATCCGGCCTGGT
This genomic interval from Candidatus Omnitrophota bacterium contains the following:
- a CDS encoding ATP-binding protein produces the protein MIPRHVSACLRRSTRSVLLLGPRQTGKSTLVRSLQPDLTVNLAHEPTYLQFARNPAELEERLAAGRFKTVFIDEVQRLPSLLNTIQVLLDESDRRIKYYLTGSSARKLKRGHANLLPGRIHTYHLGSVVASELEYRLQTSKALEIGTLPGIWTEPDAGTQRKTLQTYASTYLKEEIQAEALTRNIEGFSRFLFVVAAEAGKFLDLSKLASAAGVPRQSAVRFFELLEDTLVLRRCEAFRKSERRRLTQSPRHFFFDTGVLNGLLNNFTASGDRLGMLFEHLLFNQLVDSALAKDQSLRISSYRTEHGAEVDFIVEYGRHVLAIEAKASSTIGRSDLRGFRSFAEYYGKKHRSVIAYLGSVRKVIDGIEVLPWQSLLNDLGL
- a CDS encoding chromate resistance protein, coding for MRKVAGLLVCLLAASAGEAAQQPHVYSTRDVLEFDACASAWLIKRFVDPQARFTFHPSGALITDGIPFNTPEAAWRTTQTMTTYELILRDAHLRDAALIRLGEMVHEIELTYSRSFNTEASALNERILALTKQEPDPAKALEQSFIVLDGVYRALQQRPQGSS
- a CDS encoding TolB family protein, which gives rise to MRVIRWMSLALLVLSAWPVEAEQGQKPLTGKLLYTRLTEGTWQIWQKDLATGEDVQVTAIAGDKRCPLWGGNGQVAYCTTNHACFENTVGSQAHELRFRELWPARDLARSPDGQWLVFSKFRTDLPDQANLWVAKGDESNPRMITQEPGLQQQPAWSPGSTKIAYSGGQGPNSYEIFVVNADGTDRAQLTTNEANDFLPAWSPDGRQIAYASNASGDDEIWVVEADGSRQAQLTHSPGLDTHPAWSPDGRSIAFATNRTGEMEIWVMNADGSDQQLLLKAEGGACDPAWR
- a CDS encoding ABC transporter ATP-binding protein, which gives rise to MIDITGLSKRYGATAALHDVTLRVEPKERMVICGHSGCGKTTLLRLIAGLDTPDGGEIHLNRQLASNATTAVAPARRNIAMVFQDLALWPHLSVAQNIAFGLERVISDRNARRDEVANILQLLRLEGKAASAPSELSGGEQQRVALGRAIIRRPSILLMDEPLAHVDDELRDALTHLMLDLQARFGMTLVYVTHDRDLAARMAGSQAFMSHGRIERVERSHA